The DNA window CGGCCGAGGCCGACAGCCACGCGGTGGCCGCGAACAGCGCCGCCAAGCTGGCGGAGCACGAGGCGACCGTTGCTCAGGGCGCTGCCGCGCAGGCGGAGAAGGACGCCGCGGACGCGAACAAGTTCGCGGAGTCGGCGGAGGGCCACGCCAAGTCGGCGGAGGCCGCGGCCAAGAACGCCAACACGTACGCCCGCGAGGCGGACGAGGCGGCGACGAAGGCCGAGGAGTACCAGCGCGAGCAGGAGCGCAAGGCCCGGGAGGCGGCGGCGAAGGAAGCCGGGACCAAGACCGGCGCCTCGAAGCTGTCCAAGCTGGACGAGTGGGCACTGAAGAAGGCGGGTCTGTCGCCGGAGGAGTACGAGAAGTGGCGCGCCTTCGCTGACAAGGACCTGAAGGACTTCCTCCTTGAGGAGGGCGGGGAGATCCTCGTCGATCTCCTCTTCGGCGACATCAAGGACTGCTTCACCGAGCCGAACATCGAAAGCTGCTTCTGGGCGGTGATCGGCGCCCTCCCGTGGGGCAAGGCGCTCAAGCTCATCAAGGAGATGCCGGCGATCACCAAGGCCATCTCGCGCGTCGTGGGTGGCCTCGACGACTTCCTGAAGAACTCCGCCAAGGCCAAGGAGTACATCAGCAAGGGCGAAGAGGCCCTGAAGAAGTTCCGGAAGGCGCCCGAATGCCCTGTCGTCGTCGAGGACGGGCCCAACAGCTTCACTCCGGACACCCGTGTGGTGACCGCTGACGGTTCGACCGTACCGATCGCGCGCCTTCAGGTCGGGCAGCGGGTTCTGGCGACCGACCCCCGGTCCGGAAGGACCGAGGCCCGTGCGATCACCAGGGTGATCGTGGGCGAAGGCCTCAAGGCGATGCTGCAGGTCACCGTCGACACCGACGGCGCGGCCGGGGACGCGACCGACACGGTTACGGCCACGGAGGGGCACCCGTTCTGGGTCGACAACCGGGGCCGGTGGCTCAGGGCCGGTGACCTCACGGCCGGGGACTTGCTCCGCACCCCCGAGGGCCAGTTGCGCGAGGTGGTGAACACCCGTGCGTGGAGTGAGGTCCGCAAGGTCTACAACCTCAGCGTCGAAGGTATTCACACCTACTATGTCCTGGTGGGCGGGGCCGCGGTCCTGGTCCATAACACAGGCGGTATGGAGGGTTGCGGCGACGCCGCCTACCAGGGCGTCCTGCACATCCGCGAGGAAGCCGAGAAGGAGCGGAAGGCGGGCAAGCCCAACAACCACGAAATGGGTATGACGGACGACGAGCTGGCCGATTACCTCGATGGCTACGCAGGTCGCGGCGACGGCAAGGCACTGAAGAACGGCGGTGTCGGCTGGTACGACAGCGCGCGCAACGTCACCGTGATCCAGCGCAGTGCATACTCGATGACCGCGTTCAAGGAGTCTGCCGAGGACTTCGCGAAGCGTCAGGCCAAGGATTAGGTGGTGGTTCAAGATGCGTGCGGCAGAACGTGACGGCCAGATCGTGATCTCCGTCTCTCCCGCTGAACTCCGGCGGATCTCAGGAGTCCTGGCCGAGTCGCTGTCCTCGATGTCACGACCGGAGTTCTTCATCCGGACCGGCTGCTCCAAGCCGAACGTGGAGGCACTCGTCCGACTGCTCGAGGACCTCGCCGAGGGTGAGGTCCAAGAGTCCGAACTCGATGTGACCGCCGGTGTGGAAGCGGACGAGAATCCGCGCCGGCCGAGGCGGTGAGTTCCGAGCCGTACCTCCTCCGGTGACGGCATCACGATGAACTGCGGCGGGCACTCGTGGGAGTGCCCGCCGCAGCTGTTGCATCCGGTCGGCGAGGCGGGCCGTCCGCCCCGTACCGCCCAGGCGTCGCGCCCGGCCCAGGCAGGAGAATCCTCCCCAACCGGTGTCGGCGGTGAACTCGTCGGCGGTGACCTCGGTGAACCGTCCCGCCTCGGGCTCTAGGCCACGTGCGCGCGGAACCCTTCCTGGCGGCGGGTCCTGGGGGCGGGTCCGGTACTTGTGAATGTGACGGCCTTCGGGGCTGGGGGGGGACACCGTGCTGTCGTGGACGGTCCTTCCACCGCAGGACACAGGGCAGTTCTGGACCGTCTCGAAGTCGGAGAGCCGGTGCAGGCTTTGCAGCACCACCGTCGCGGCCAGGACCTGCGGCGGCATCGACGGGCCCCCATGCGTCCAGGGGTACATGTCCGCGAACACCGACCCGGGGAACAGCACCTCGCGATGCCCGGCCAGGAGCGCGAACGCACTTCCTGCCGGGATCAACTCCCGGCAGGTCCCCCACGCGTCCTCGCCGACGCTCTCACCATCCCATTCCCCCTGCATACACAGACGTCTGGCCCCGCGTCAGCACCCGCGAGGCCTGACCCCCAAATCATTACTGATCTTCTAGACGGCCGCCGGGCCGCTGTTCTCCACCACCGCGACCAGCGGGGCCAGTTGGGGATTGCGGGCGGCTTCGTCCAGGGCCTCGCGCAGGGCGGTGTCGTTCGTCGGCCGGGCGGCCGCCAGGAGGGCCAGGCCCGCCTCGCTCACATCGGTGTAGATGCCCCGCCGGTCGGTGTCGCAGAGGTAGCGGCTCAGCAGACCCCGGTCCTCCAGCCGGCTGACCAGCCGGGTCGTCGCGCTCTGGCTGAGCAGGACCGAGTCGGCGACCTGGTGCATGCGCAGGTGCCCGCCCGGCCCGTTGTGCTGCCGGCTCAGGACGTCGAGCAGCGAGAACTCGCGGACGCTGAGGCCGTGCCCCGCCTGCAGCGCGCGTTCGATGTGCGACTCGATCCGCCCGTGCAGGAGGGAAAGGGCGCACCAGCCCTGGGAGAGGGCGGTGAGCGCGCTGTCCGTGGCCGTCATGGGCGCCTCCTTCGGAGCGGGTGGTACCGCGTATGAGCACCAGGATAGGCCACGTACGCAATAGCCCGCGCTTGCAAATATCCCGCGTCTGCAATTAATGTGGACGCAGGTAAGCGGCGGTAGCAAGATGCCGTCCCCGGTGGCCGCGCGCCACCCCGCACCACACCCCCACCGCTGAAGGACACCTCCCCTCATGCCTCTCGCCCTCCTCGCCCTCGCCATCGGGGCCTTCGGGATCGGCACCACCGAGTTCGTGATCATGGGTCTGTTGCCCGAGGTCGCCGGCGACTACGGCGTCTCGATCCCCACCGCGGGCTTCCTGGTCACCGGCTACGCCCTCGGCGTGGTCTTCGGCGCCCCGCTGATGACCGTGCTCGGCACCCGTATCCCCCGCAAGCGGATGCTGATGCTGCTGATGGGCCTGTTCATCGCGGGCAACGTGCTCTCCGCGCTCGCCCCCGCCTTCGGGATCATGCTCACCGGCCGCGTCGTCGCCTCGCTCGCCCACGGCGCCTTCTTCGGCATCGGCGCGGTCGTCGCCGCCGAACTCGTCGCCCCCGAGAAGAAGGCCGGAGCCATCGCCATGATGTTCACCGGCCTGACGGTGGCCAACGTGGTGGGCGTCCCGCTCGGCACCCTCGTAGGCCAGAGCCTCGGCTGGCGGGTCACCTTCCTGATCGTCGCGGCCCTCGGCGTCCTCGGCCTGCTCGGCATCGCCCGCCTGGTACCCGACCTGCCGCGGCCCGAAGGCGGCGTACGGATCCGCGGCGAGCTGGCCGCCTTCCGCAACGTGCAGGTGCTGCTGGCGATGGCGATGACCGTGCTCGGCTTCGGCGGCGTGTTCGCGGCGATCACCTACATCACCCCGATGATGACCGACGTGGCGGGCTTCGCCGACTCCTCCGTGACCTGGCTCCTCGTCCTCTTCGGCCTCGGCATGGTCGCGGGCAACCTCATCGGCGGCCGGTACGCGGACCGCGCGCTGATGCCGATGCTGTACGTCTCCCTGGGCGCGCTCGCCGTCACCCTGGCCGTCTTCACGCTCACCGCCCACAGCAAGGCGGGCGCCGCCGTCACCGTCGTGCTGATCGGCGCCCTGGGCTTCGCGACCGTGCCCCCGCTCCAGAAGCGGGTCCTCGACCAGGCCGCGGGCGCGCCGACCCTGGCCTCCGCCGTCAACATCGGCGCCTTCAACCTGGGCAACGCGCTGGCCGCCTGGCTCGGCGGCCTGGTGATCGCCGCCGGGCTCGGCTGGACCGCGCCGAACTGGGTCGGCGCGGCGCTGGCCGGCTCCGCCCTCGTGCTCGCGCTGGTCTCCGGCGCCCTGGAGCGCCGTACGGCGGGCGGCGCGGCCCGCGGCGGCCGCGTGGTGGCCGGGGCCCCCGAGGCGGCCACCGCCGCACCCGGCCCCGAGGCGGCCACCGCCGCACCCGACCACCAGGCGGCCACCGCCGCACCCGCCCGCCACTGATCCGCCCCCGCCCCCCGTACACCCCCCCCACCAGGAGAAAGCCGCATGTCCAGCGCCACCGGCACCACCCGTACCGCCGTCGCCCCACTGACCACCGAGGACGCCGAGCTGCTCGTCGCCGCCGCCACGGCCGCCGCCGAAGCGGCCGGGG is part of the Streptomyces subrutilus genome and encodes:
- a CDS encoding MarR family winged helix-turn-helix transcriptional regulator, with protein sequence MTATDSALTALSQGWCALSLLHGRIESHIERALQAGHGLSVREFSLLDVLSRQHNGPGGHLRMHQVADSVLLSQSATTRLVSRLEDRGLLSRYLCDTDRRGIYTDVSEAGLALLAAARPTNDTALREALDEAARNPQLAPLVAVVENSGPAAV
- a CDS encoding MFS transporter — encoded protein: MPLALLALAIGAFGIGTTEFVIMGLLPEVAGDYGVSIPTAGFLVTGYALGVVFGAPLMTVLGTRIPRKRMLMLLMGLFIAGNVLSALAPAFGIMLTGRVVASLAHGAFFGIGAVVAAELVAPEKKAGAIAMMFTGLTVANVVGVPLGTLVGQSLGWRVTFLIVAALGVLGLLGIARLVPDLPRPEGGVRIRGELAAFRNVQVLLAMAMTVLGFGGVFAAITYITPMMTDVAGFADSSVTWLLVLFGLGMVAGNLIGGRYADRALMPMLYVSLGALAVTLAVFTLTAHSKAGAAVTVVLIGALGFATVPPLQKRVLDQAAGAPTLASAVNIGAFNLGNALAAWLGGLVIAAGLGWTAPNWVGAALAGSALVLALVSGALERRTAGGAARGGRVVAGAPEAATAAPGPEAATAAPDHQAATAAPARH